One part of the Streptomyces ferrugineus genome encodes these proteins:
- a CDS encoding decaprenylphospho-beta-D-erythro-pentofuranosid-2-ulose 2-reductase, with protein MKDAFGIPQSLLVLGGTSEIALATARRLIARRTRTVWLAGRPSPALEQSAAELRALGADVHTVAFDALDPESHETVLGKVFAEGDIDMVLLAFGILGDQARDEREPLNAVRVAQTNYTGAVSAALVAAGALQSQGHGSLVVLSSVAGERARRANFIYGSSKAGLDTFAQGLGDALHGTGVHVMVVRPGFVRSKMTADLEEAPLATTPEAVATAIELGLRRRSETVWVPGALRLLMSALRHTPRGLLRRLPV; from the coding sequence GTGAAGGACGCCTTCGGCATCCCCCAGTCCCTGCTCGTCCTCGGCGGTACGTCCGAGATCGCGCTGGCCACCGCCCGCCGCCTGATCGCGCGCCGCACCCGCACGGTCTGGCTCGCGGGCCGCCCGTCGCCCGCCCTGGAGCAGTCGGCGGCCGAACTGCGCGCCCTGGGTGCCGACGTGCACACGGTGGCCTTCGACGCGCTCGACCCCGAGTCCCACGAGACCGTGCTCGGCAAGGTCTTCGCGGAGGGCGACATCGACATGGTGCTGCTCGCCTTCGGGATCCTCGGCGACCAGGCGCGCGACGAGCGCGAGCCGCTGAACGCGGTGCGGGTCGCGCAGACCAACTACACCGGCGCCGTGTCCGCGGCCCTGGTCGCCGCCGGCGCACTGCAGTCCCAGGGCCACGGCTCGCTGGTCGTCCTCTCCTCGGTCGCCGGGGAGCGGGCCCGCCGCGCCAACTTCATCTACGGCTCCAGCAAGGCCGGCCTCGACACCTTCGCCCAGGGCCTGGGCGACGCCCTGCACGGCACCGGCGTGCACGTCATGGTCGTACGCCCGGGATTCGTGCGCTCGAAGATGACCGCAGACCTGGAAGAGGCCCCCCTCGCGACCACCCCGGAGGCCGTCGCCACGGCGATCGAACTGGGCCTGCGCCGCCGCTCGGAGACGGTGTGGGTACCGGGCGCGCTCAGGCTGCTGATGTCGGCGCTGCGCCATACGCCGCGCGGGCTGCTCCGCCGCCTGCCGGTCTGA
- a CDS encoding 2'-5' RNA ligase family protein: MGTVTIGVSIAVPEPHGSLLQERRAGFGDAAAHGIPTHVTLLPPTEVDSALLPAIEAHLVEVAAAGRPFPMRLSGTGTFRPLSPVVFVQVVEGAEACTWLQKQVRDASGPVARELQFPYHPHVTVAHGIDEESMDRAFEELADYEAGWPCTGFALYEQGADGVWRKLRDFPFGRSVVPPQAGHVERGSIPTL; the protein is encoded by the coding sequence GTGGGGACCGTAACGATCGGTGTGTCGATCGCGGTCCCGGAGCCTCACGGCAGCCTGCTCCAGGAGCGGCGCGCGGGCTTCGGCGACGCCGCGGCTCACGGTATCCCCACGCATGTCACGCTGCTGCCGCCGACCGAGGTCGACTCCGCGCTGCTGCCCGCGATCGAGGCGCACCTGGTCGAGGTCGCGGCCGCCGGGCGCCCCTTCCCGATGCGGCTGTCCGGCACCGGGACCTTCCGGCCCCTGTCGCCGGTCGTCTTCGTCCAGGTCGTCGAGGGCGCCGAGGCCTGCACCTGGCTGCAGAAGCAGGTCCGCGACGCCTCCGGCCCCGTCGCACGCGAACTGCAGTTCCCTTACCACCCGCACGTGACCGTCGCCCACGGCATCGACGAGGAGTCGATGGACCGCGCGTTCGAGGAACTCGCCGACTACGAGGCCGGCTGGCCCTGTACCGGCTTCGCCCTCTACGAACAGGGCGCCGACGGCGTGTGGCGCAAGCTGCGGGACTTCCCCTTCGGCAGGTCGGTGGTGCCGCCGCAGGCGGGGCATGTGGAGCGCGGGTCGATCCCGACGCTCTAG
- a CDS encoding D-alanyl-D-alanine carboxypeptidase family protein, with protein MPAPKKTTRRALLVTSAVVSSLALTAPVSYAAPKPSPSTSPSATPPANMSTVGGERLGQPGTQVNLAGGVPVLPKELTARSWVVADAESGEVLAAHNAHWRLPPASTMKMLFADTVLPKFPKTMKHKVVPSDLADVGSGSSLVGIKEGETYTVHDLWLGVFLRSGNDAVHVLSKMNEGIDNTVKEMNEHAEELQALDTYAVSPDGYDAPRQVSSAYDLTLIARSGLQKKDFREYCSTVTAKFPGATAKNKKGKSVRGSFEIQNTNRLLTGDSDVPVYQGIAGVKNGNTTNAGATFTGVAERNGKVLLVTVMNPEKSEHNEVYKETARLFDWGFQAAGKVRPVGELVPPKSAAQASAQPGANPSGEAGGTGDSEESSKSAVGASAASGSSGIGVALGITGGLLVLLAAGAFLINRRWPLPDLVRRRSRS; from the coding sequence GTGCCCGCACCCAAGAAGACCACCAGGCGAGCCCTGCTGGTCACTTCCGCCGTCGTGTCGTCCCTCGCGCTGACCGCGCCCGTCTCCTACGCGGCCCCCAAGCCGTCACCGAGCACGAGCCCGTCGGCCACTCCTCCGGCGAACATGTCGACCGTGGGCGGCGAGCGGCTGGGGCAGCCCGGCACTCAGGTGAATCTCGCCGGCGGCGTCCCCGTGCTGCCCAAGGAACTGACCGCGCGCTCCTGGGTGGTGGCCGACGCCGAGTCCGGCGAGGTGCTGGCCGCGCACAACGCGCACTGGCGGCTGCCGCCCGCGAGCACCATGAAGATGCTGTTCGCCGACACGGTGCTGCCGAAGTTCCCGAAGACCATGAAGCACAAGGTCGTGCCGTCCGACCTGGCGGACGTCGGGTCGGGCTCCAGCCTGGTCGGGATAAAGGAGGGCGAGACGTACACCGTCCACGACCTGTGGCTCGGGGTCTTCCTGCGCTCCGGCAACGACGCCGTGCACGTGCTGTCGAAGATGAACGAGGGCATCGACAACACCGTCAAGGAGATGAACGAGCACGCCGAGGAGCTCCAGGCCCTCGACACGTACGCGGTGTCGCCCGACGGCTACGACGCTCCGCGCCAGGTGTCGTCGGCGTACGACCTGACGCTGATCGCCCGTTCCGGGCTGCAGAAGAAGGACTTCCGCGAGTACTGCTCGACCGTCACCGCCAAGTTCCCGGGCGCGACGGCGAAGAACAAGAAGGGCAAGTCGGTCCGCGGGTCCTTCGAGATCCAGAACACCAACCGGCTGCTGACCGGCGACAGCGACGTCCCCGTCTACCAGGGCATCGCCGGCGTCAAGAACGGCAACACCACCAACGCCGGCGCCACCTTCACGGGCGTCGCCGAGCGCAACGGCAAAGTGCTGCTCGTGACGGTCATGAACCCGGAGAAGAGCGAGCACAACGAGGTCTACAAGGAGACCGCGCGGCTCTTCGACTGGGGCTTCCAGGCGGCCGGCAAGGTGCGGCCGGTCGGTGAGCTGGTGCCGCCGAAGAGCGCGGCGCAGGCCAGCGCCCAGCCGGGTGCGAACCCCTCCGGGGAGGCCGGGGGCACCGGGGACTCCGAGGAGTCCTCGAAGTCGGCGGTGGGCGCCTCGGCCGCGAGCGGTTCGAGCGGCATCGGGGTGGCGCTCGGGATCACGGGCGGGCTGCTGGTGCTGCTGGCGGCGGGCGCGTTCCTGATCAACCGCCGCTGGCCGCTGCCCGACCTGGTGCGGCGTCGGAGTCGCTCCTGA
- a CDS encoding YihY/virulence factor BrkB family protein encodes MDWLKKLPVVGSAVTRLMTTHAWRSYERMDRVKWTRLAAAMTFTSFIALFPLLTVAAAIAAATLSQEQQNKLEDKLSDQVPGIADQLDIGALVENAGTVGLIAGALLLVTGIGWVGSMRECLRAVWELPDPEENAVLRKAKDAGVLVGLGGALLVTIAASTVASALIGWITRQMGIDEGGWGGILLQIAAFLVAVLADFLLLLYVLTLLPGVEPPRRRLMVAALIGAIGFELLKLLLSGYMQGVATRSMYGAFGVPVALLLWINFTSKLVVFCAAWTATQSKDEIEAADESEDSVDESEDSAGEPEDSVDESEDAPAAPREPAVRSDSDAAPGRAAASGG; translated from the coding sequence ATGGACTGGCTGAAAAAACTCCCCGTCGTCGGGTCCGCGGTGACCCGGCTGATGACCACGCACGCGTGGCGGTCGTACGAGCGCATGGACCGCGTGAAGTGGACACGGCTGGCCGCGGCGATGACGTTCACCAGCTTCATCGCGCTGTTCCCGCTGCTCACGGTGGCTGCGGCGATCGCCGCCGCGACGCTCAGCCAGGAGCAGCAGAACAAGCTGGAGGACAAGCTCTCCGACCAGGTCCCCGGCATCGCCGACCAGCTCGACATCGGCGCCCTGGTGGAGAACGCCGGCACTGTCGGCCTCATCGCCGGCGCCCTGTTGCTGGTCACCGGAATCGGATGGGTCGGCTCCATGCGCGAGTGCCTGCGCGCCGTGTGGGAGCTGCCCGACCCCGAGGAGAACGCCGTCCTGCGCAAGGCCAAGGACGCCGGTGTCCTGGTCGGCCTGGGCGGTGCCCTGCTCGTGACGATCGCCGCCTCCACGGTCGCCTCCGCCCTGATCGGCTGGATCACCCGGCAGATGGGCATCGACGAGGGCGGCTGGGGCGGGATCCTGTTGCAGATCGCCGCGTTCCTCGTGGCCGTACTCGCCGACTTCCTGCTTCTGCTGTACGTCCTGACCCTGCTGCCCGGCGTCGAGCCGCCACGCCGTCGGCTGATGGTGGCCGCGCTGATCGGCGCGATCGGGTTCGAGCTGCTGAAACTGCTGCTCAGCGGCTATATGCAGGGCGTGGCCACAAGGAGCATGTACGGCGCGTTCGGCGTGCCGGTCGCCCTGCTGCTGTGGATCAACTTCACCTCGAAGCTGGTGGTGTTCTGCGCCGCCTGGACGGCGACGCAGAGCAAGGACGAGATCGAGGCCGCCGACGAGTCCGAGGACTCCGTGGACGAGTCCGAGGACTCCGCCGGCGAGCCCGAGGACTCCGTGGACGAATCGGAGGACGCGCCCGCCGCGCCCCGTGAACCCGCCGTCAGGAGCGACTCCGACGCCGCACCAGGTCGGGCAGCGGCCAGCGGCGGTTGA
- a CDS encoding SCO4848 family membrane protein, which translates to MKLSRPVSWFLLAFGVWSWVIWVTFVKNLIKDSSGLAFDDGHPTAYFWVHLLLAVVSFVLGTVVGVIGLRGVRALRRTS; encoded by the coding sequence ATGAAGCTCAGCCGCCCGGTCTCCTGGTTCCTGCTCGCCTTCGGGGTGTGGAGCTGGGTCATCTGGGTCACTTTCGTCAAAAACCTGATCAAGGACAGCAGCGGGCTCGCGTTCGACGACGGCCACCCCACGGCGTACTTCTGGGTGCACCTGCTGCTCGCCGTCGTCTCCTTCGTATTGGGGACGGTCGTCGGCGTCATTGGGTTGCGTGGAGTACGCGCACTGCGCCGGACGTCATAG
- a CDS encoding metallophosphoesterase, with product MVIVFVLVALLVVSVLVTGNWWVWRRLFRDTTRAPGFVRRAGVVVIAGGWALMVGALVAERTGAPFWLQQVLAWPGFLWLALSLYLLLALLAGELVRPLLRRWLERRARVQEGVPEPELVPAGVTATTSSVTESAEGQSQSQSSASGAAPTSTMTPAAPDATAPDRPLAHPSRRLFVSRVVAGAAAAAAVGTVGYGTYGVLRGPKVKRVTVPLAKLPRAAHGYRIAVVSDIHLGPVLGRGFAQRVVDTINGTQPDLIAVVGDLVDGSVKDLGPAAAPLAGLEARHGAFFVTGNHEYFSGAEQWIEEVRRLGLRPLENARTELPHFDLAGVNDVAGESEGQGPDFAKALGDRDRTRASVLLAHQPVQIHDAVDHGVDLQLSGHTHGGQLWPGNLLAELANPTVAGLERYGDTQLYVTRGAGAWGPPTRVGAESDITVVELASRQA from the coding sequence GTGGTCATCGTCTTCGTGCTTGTGGCGCTGCTCGTGGTGTCCGTCCTGGTGACGGGCAACTGGTGGGTGTGGCGTCGGCTGTTCCGCGACACGACGCGTGCCCCCGGGTTCGTGCGCCGCGCCGGCGTGGTGGTGATCGCCGGCGGCTGGGCGCTGATGGTCGGCGCCCTGGTGGCCGAGCGCACGGGTGCACCCTTCTGGCTCCAGCAGGTCCTGGCCTGGCCGGGCTTCCTGTGGCTGGCCCTGTCGCTGTACCTGCTGCTGGCCTTGCTGGCGGGTGAGCTCGTACGGCCCCTGCTGCGCCGGTGGCTCGAACGGCGGGCGCGCGTCCAGGAGGGCGTACCGGAGCCGGAGCTGGTGCCGGCGGGAGTGACGGCGACCACATCGTCGGTCACCGAGTCGGCCGAGGGCCAGTCGCAGTCACAGTCGTCCGCGTCCGGCGCGGCCCCGACGTCGACGATGACCCCGGCGGCCCCGGACGCCACGGCTCCCGACCGCCCCCTCGCCCATCCCTCCCGCCGCCTCTTCGTCTCCCGGGTCGTCGCCGGTGCCGCCGCCGCGGCCGCCGTCGGCACCGTCGGCTACGGCACCTACGGCGTGCTGCGCGGCCCCAAGGTGAAGCGGGTCACCGTCCCGCTGGCCAAGCTGCCGCGCGCGGCGCACGGTTACCGGATCGCGGTCGTCAGCGACATCCATCTGGGCCCGGTCCTGGGCCGCGGCTTCGCGCAGCGGGTCGTCGACACCATCAACGGCACCCAGCCCGACCTCATCGCGGTCGTCGGCGACCTGGTGGACGGCAGCGTGAAGGACCTCGGCCCGGCGGCGGCCCCGCTCGCCGGGCTCGAGGCGCGGCACGGCGCGTTCTTCGTCACCGGCAACCACGAGTACTTCTCCGGCGCCGAGCAGTGGATCGAGGAGGTGCGCCGGCTGGGTCTGCGCCCGCTGGAGAACGCCCGCACCGAACTGCCGCACTTCGACCTGGCCGGGGTCAACGACGTCGCGGGCGAGAGCGAGGGCCAGGGCCCCGACTTCGCCAAGGCCCTCGGCGACCGGGACAGAACGCGCGCGAGCGTGCTGCTCGCCCACCAGCCGGTCCAGATCCACGACGCCGTCGACCACGGCGTCGACCTCCAGCTCTCCGGCCACACCCACGGCGGCCAGCTCTGGCCCGGCAACCTCCTCGCCGAGCTGGCGAACCCCACGGTGGCCGGTCTGGAGCGGTACGGCGACACCCAGCTCTACGTCACCCGGGGCGCGGGCGCCTGGGGCCCGCCCACGCGCGTGGGCGCGGAGTCGGACATCACGGTGGTCGAGCTGGCGTCCCGTCAGGCCTGA
- a CDS encoding FAD-binding oxidoreductase gives MPADTVAVSGWGRTAPTNALVIRPRTYEEAVTAVRGCGVRGGIPRGLGRAYGDAAQNAGGTVLDMTGLDRIHAIDADSGIVLCDAGVSLHRLIEVLLPLGWFVPVTPGTRHVTVGGAIGADIHGRNHHVAGSFSRHVLSLELLTADGEIHTVGRDTPLFDATTGGMGLTGVILTATIQLQPVETSLVTVDTERARDLDDAMARLAAADDHYRYSVAWIDLLARGAATGRAVLTRGDHAPLEALRKGTRARREPLAFRPARLPAPPAFLPDGLLSHRGVSWFNEFWYRKAPRARTGELQKLATFFHPLDGVPHWNRIYGRGGLVQYQFAVGHGQEETLRRVVRRVSEHRCPSFLAVLKRFGDADPGWLSFPVPGWTLALDIPAALPGLGAFLDALDQDVATAGGRVCLAKDARLRPELLAAMYPRVDEFRALRAEVDPRGVFVSDLARRLSL, from the coding sequence ATGCCTGCCGACACCGTCGCCGTCTCGGGGTGGGGCCGCACCGCCCCCACCAACGCCCTCGTGATCCGCCCCAGGACGTACGAGGAAGCCGTGACGGCCGTCCGGGGCTGCGGGGTCCGCGGGGGCATTCCGAGGGGCCTGGGGCGGGCGTACGGGGACGCGGCGCAGAACGCCGGGGGCACGGTGCTGGACATGACCGGCCTGGACCGGATTCACGCGATCGACGCCGACAGCGGCATCGTGCTGTGCGACGCGGGCGTCTCCCTGCACCGGCTGATCGAGGTGCTGCTCCCGCTCGGCTGGTTCGTGCCGGTGACGCCCGGCACCCGCCATGTGACGGTCGGCGGCGCGATCGGCGCGGACATCCACGGCAGGAACCACCACGTCGCGGGGTCCTTCTCCCGCCACGTGCTGTCGCTGGAGCTCCTCACCGCCGACGGCGAGATCCACACCGTCGGCCGCGACACACCCCTGTTCGACGCGACCACCGGCGGCATGGGACTGACCGGCGTGATCCTCACCGCGACGATCCAGCTCCAGCCGGTGGAGACCTCGCTGGTGACGGTCGACACCGAGCGCGCGCGAGACCTCGACGACGCGATGGCCCGCCTGGCCGCCGCCGACGACCACTACCGCTACTCGGTGGCCTGGATCGACCTGCTGGCGCGCGGCGCGGCGACCGGGCGCGCGGTCCTCACCCGCGGCGACCACGCGCCCCTGGAGGCGCTGCGCAAGGGCACGCGCGCGCGTAGGGAGCCGCTCGCCTTCCGCCCCGCCCGTCTGCCCGCCCCGCCCGCCTTCCTCCCGGACGGGCTGCTCAGCCACCGCGGCGTGAGCTGGTTCAACGAGTTCTGGTACCGCAAGGCGCCACGCGCGCGTACCGGCGAACTCCAGAAGCTCGCCACCTTCTTCCACCCCCTGGACGGCGTGCCCCACTGGAACCGGATCTACGGCCGGGGCGGCCTCGTGCAGTACCAGTTCGCCGTCGGCCACGGCCAGGAGGAAACCCTGCGCCGGGTCGTGCGGCGCGTCTCCGAGCACCGCTGCCCGTCCTTCCTGGCCGTCCTCAAGCGCTTCGGCGACGCCGATCCGGGCTGGCTCTCCTTCCCGGTGCCCGGCTGGACCCTGGCCCTGGACATCCCGGCCGCCCTGCCCGGCCTCGGCGCCTTCCTGGACGCGCTCGACCAGGACGTGGCCACGGCGGGCGGGCGGGTCTGCCTCGCCAAGGACGCCCGGCTGCGGCCCGAACTGCTCGCCGCGATGTATCCGCGCGTGGACGAGTTCCGCGCCCTGCGCGCGGAGGTCGACCCGCGCGGGGTGTTCGTGTCGGACCTGGCCCGCCGCCTCTCCCTGTGA